A single region of the Duganella sp. BuS-21 genome encodes:
- a CDS encoding aromatic ring-hydroxylating dioxygenase subunit alpha — protein sequence MDPVLYNDWHPVALSNQVAAGAMLATDLLETRLVLWRDSGGVLHAWEDRCPHRGTRLSMGALQDDTLRCAYHGWAFGKEGRCIHIPALPQAPTKAQVAVYHVVEQYGMAWVCLGTPAHAGPPAFPEFADDQLRKVWCGHYDVQASAPRIVENFLDMAHFAFVHEGILGDKQQPVVPDYTVETFDDPDYGSGVWAKQCYAFQPQASRSATGGSDIEYTYRVVRPLTTILTKHPPGAIREAIALFSQPLTETSTRVWIIMALNDFTSSDDAMREFQDTIFLQDKPILESQHPARLPLIPGAEVSVACDRMSLAYRSYLKQQNLHYGVLR from the coding sequence ATGGACCCGGTCCTCTACAACGACTGGCATCCGGTCGCGCTATCCAACCAGGTTGCGGCTGGCGCCATGCTGGCCACCGACCTGCTGGAGACGCGCCTGGTGCTATGGCGCGACAGCGGCGGCGTGCTGCACGCCTGGGAGGACCGTTGTCCGCATCGCGGCACGCGGCTGTCCATGGGTGCGCTGCAGGACGACACGCTGCGTTGCGCCTACCACGGCTGGGCCTTCGGCAAGGAGGGGCGCTGCATCCACATCCCCGCCCTGCCGCAGGCGCCGACCAAGGCGCAGGTGGCGGTGTACCACGTGGTCGAGCAGTACGGCATGGCATGGGTGTGCCTCGGCACGCCGGCGCATGCCGGGCCGCCGGCCTTTCCGGAATTCGCCGACGACCAGCTGCGCAAGGTCTGGTGCGGCCATTACGACGTGCAGGCCAGCGCGCCGCGCATCGTCGAGAACTTCCTCGACATGGCGCATTTCGCCTTCGTCCACGAAGGCATATTGGGCGACAAGCAGCAGCCGGTGGTGCCCGACTACACCGTCGAGACCTTCGACGATCCCGACTACGGCAGCGGCGTCTGGGCCAAACAATGCTATGCCTTCCAGCCGCAAGCCAGCCGCTCCGCCACCGGCGGCAGCGACATCGAATACACCTACCGCGTGGTGCGTCCACTGACCACCATTCTGACCAAGCATCCACCGGGCGCGATCCGCGAAGCGATCGCCCTGTTCTCGCAGCCGCTGACGGAAACCAGCACGCGCGTGTGGATCATCATGGCGCTGAACGATTTCACCTCCAGCGATGACGCCATGCGCGAGTTCCAGGACACCATCTTCCTGCAGGATAAGCCGATCCTGGAAAGCCAGCATCCGGCACGCCTGCCGCTGATACCCGGCGCGGAAGTGTCGGTGGCGTGCGACCGCATGTCGCTGGCCTATCGCAGTTACCTCAAGCAGCAGAATCTGCACTACGGAGTTTTACGATGA
- a CDS encoding ABC transporter ATP-binding protein: MTEPRLQMLGVSKIYPSVVANAGVNLTVMPGEIHAVLGENGAGKSTLMKIIYGVVKPDEGQVMWEGRQVHIHSPHDARKLGIGMVFQHFALFETLTVAENIALALDDKVTPAALAPRIRAVSEQYGLPLDPERLVHSMSVGERQRVEIVRCLLQSPKLLIMDEPTSVLTPDAVLKLFESLRRLAAEGVSILYISHKLDEIQALCDKATVLRGGRVSGTALPKQESARSLAELMIGRELPECVHNPRAPGAVLLALEQLNVQSDDPFGTRLKDISLSLRSGEIIGIAGISGNGQQELLKVISGERALHRREGTIRLGAQDVGALDAAQRRQLGLGFVPEERLGRGAVPDLSLADNALLTGYVAAANTGMVKRGLVQGGAVRAFAQQVIERFKVKCGGAQSAAASLSGGNLQKFIVGREILLAPKVMVFAQPTWGVDIGAAVLIRQAIIDMRDQGVAVLVLSEELDELFMMSDRIAVLADGRLSRAVPAEATSVNQIGVWMSGDFDHQGADHVTA; this comes from the coding sequence ATGACTGAACCGCGCTTGCAGATGCTGGGCGTTTCCAAGATCTATCCCTCGGTGGTGGCCAACGCCGGCGTCAACCTGACGGTCATGCCCGGCGAGATCCACGCCGTGCTGGGCGAAAACGGCGCCGGCAAAAGCACGCTGATGAAGATCATCTACGGCGTGGTCAAGCCGGACGAAGGCCAGGTCATGTGGGAAGGCCGCCAGGTCCACATCCACTCGCCGCACGATGCGCGCAAGCTGGGCATCGGCATGGTGTTCCAGCATTTCGCCCTGTTCGAGACGCTGACGGTGGCCGAAAACATCGCGCTGGCGCTGGACGACAAGGTCACGCCGGCCGCATTGGCGCCGCGTATCCGCGCCGTCTCCGAACAATATGGTTTGCCGCTCGATCCGGAACGGCTGGTGCACAGCATGTCGGTGGGCGAGCGCCAGCGGGTGGAGATCGTGCGCTGCCTGCTGCAGTCGCCCAAGCTGCTGATCATGGACGAACCGACTTCGGTGCTGACGCCCGATGCGGTGCTCAAGCTGTTCGAGTCGCTGCGGCGGCTGGCGGCGGAGGGCGTGAGCATTCTCTATATCAGCCACAAGCTCGATGAGATCCAGGCCCTGTGCGACAAGGCCACGGTGCTGCGCGGCGGGCGCGTGTCCGGCACCGCCTTGCCGAAACAGGAAAGCGCCAGGTCGCTGGCGGAACTGATGATCGGCCGCGAGCTGCCCGAATGTGTACACAATCCGCGCGCGCCGGGCGCGGTGCTGCTGGCGCTGGAGCAGCTGAATGTGCAGAGCGACGACCCGTTCGGCACGCGCCTGAAAGACATCAGCCTGTCGCTGCGCAGCGGAGAAATCATCGGCATCGCCGGCATTTCCGGCAATGGCCAGCAGGAGTTGTTGAAAGTGATTTCCGGCGAGCGCGCACTGCATAGGCGTGAGGGCACAATACGTCTCGGCGCGCAGGACGTGGGCGCACTCGACGCCGCGCAACGGCGCCAGCTTGGCCTTGGCTTCGTGCCGGAGGAGCGCCTCGGGCGCGGTGCGGTGCCGGATCTGTCGCTGGCCGACAATGCGCTGCTGACCGGCTACGTGGCCGCCGCCAACACCGGCATGGTGAAGCGGGGACTGGTGCAGGGTGGCGCGGTGCGCGCCTTTGCGCAACAGGTGATCGAGCGTTTCAAGGTCAAGTGCGGCGGCGCGCAGTCGGCGGCGGCCAGCCTCTCGGGCGGCAATCTGCAGAAATTCATCGTCGGCCGCGAGATCTTGCTGGCGCCGAAGGTGATGGTGTTCGCGCAGCCGACATGGGGCGTGGACATCGGCGCGGCCGTGCTGATACGCCAGGCCATCATCGACATGCGCGACCAGGGCGTGGCGGTGCTGGTGCTGTCCGAGGAGCTCGACGAATTGTTCATGATGAGCGACCGCATCGCCGTGCTGGCCGACGGTCGCCTGTCGCGCGCGGTGCCGGCGGAGGCCACCAGCGTCAACCAGATCGGCGTGTGGATGAGCGGCGATTTCGATCACCAGGGAGCAGACCATGTCACGGCTTGA
- a CDS encoding outer envelope protein yields the protein MSHVSHLVRCTAALAVFATCSAQAAEWSDTYLGYRYGTDFAEPFNKNDITKNIVNVSHVSGYKYGKNVFNVDLLMSSNLDPSAAGSNSGAHEAYALYRNTLDFGKINGTKYEFGPVRGVGATVGFDYNSKTDAGYNSKKRMVVAGPTLMLDVPGFLDVSVLAMWESNAPYSTFTNQATPRYRYKTHAMLGAAWGIPFTAGIPLQFNGFLNFISAKGKNEFGGATAPETNIDAQIMYDISENIGTPKNTFKIGVAYQYWRNKFGNPTTKSNPGATARTPMVRAEYHF from the coding sequence ATGTCGCACGTGTCACACCTCGTCCGCTGCACCGCCGCACTCGCCGTCTTCGCCACCTGCTCCGCGCAGGCAGCCGAATGGAGTGACACCTACCTGGGCTACCGCTACGGCACCGACTTCGCCGAGCCGTTCAACAAGAACGACATCACCAAGAATATCGTCAACGTCAGCCACGTCTCCGGCTACAAGTACGGCAAGAACGTCTTCAACGTCGACCTGCTGATGTCGTCCAACCTCGATCCGTCGGCCGCCGGTTCCAACAGCGGCGCGCACGAGGCTTACGCGCTGTACCGCAACACCCTGGACTTCGGCAAGATCAACGGCACGAAATATGAATTCGGCCCGGTGCGCGGCGTCGGCGCCACCGTCGGTTTCGACTACAACAGCAAGACCGACGCCGGCTACAACTCCAAGAAACGCATGGTGGTGGCCGGCCCGACGCTGATGCTGGACGTGCCGGGCTTCCTGGACGTCAGCGTGCTGGCGATGTGGGAGTCGAACGCGCCTTACAGCACCTTCACCAACCAGGCCACGCCACGCTACCGCTACAAGACCCACGCCATGCTCGGCGCCGCATGGGGCATCCCGTTCACCGCCGGCATTCCGCTGCAGTTCAACGGCTTCCTCAACTTCATCAGCGCCAAGGGCAAGAACGAATTCGGCGGCGCCACCGCGCCGGAAACCAATATCGACGCCCAGATCATGTACGACATCAGCGAAAACATCGGCACGCCGAAGAACACCTTCAAGATCGGCGTGGCTTACCAATACTGGCGCAACAAGTTCGGCAACCCTACCACCAAGAGCAACCCTGGCGCCACCGCCCGCACGCCGATGGTGCGCGCCGAGTACCACTTCTAA
- a CDS encoding nucleoside deaminase yields MSATAQDHAFLTQVLALAQRSRDAGHHPFAAMVVAADGTVISQAMNASSSDRTAHAEMNALRQASQQHGPAELASATLYANAEPCAMCSGGTYWSGVGRVVYAMSEASLLALTGSDPENPTLSLPCRTVFAAGQRPTEVIGPLREDEARVAHKDFWHK; encoded by the coding sequence ATGAGCGCAACCGCGCAAGACCACGCTTTTCTCACGCAAGTACTGGCGCTGGCGCAGCGCTCGCGCGACGCAGGCCATCACCCGTTCGCCGCCATGGTGGTGGCGGCCGACGGCACGGTGATCTCGCAAGCCATGAACGCCTCCAGCAGCGACCGCACGGCCCATGCGGAGATGAACGCGCTGCGCCAGGCCTCGCAGCAGCACGGCCCCGCCGAACTGGCAAGCGCCACCTTGTACGCCAACGCCGAACCGTGCGCCATGTGCAGCGGCGGCACCTACTGGAGCGGTGTCGGGCGCGTGGTGTACGCCATGTCCGAGGCCAGCCTGCTGGCACTGACCGGCAGCGATCCGGAGAACCCGACACTGTCGCTGCCTTGCCGCACGGTGTTCGCCGCCGGCCAGCGCCCGACCGAAGTCATCGGCCCATTGCGCGAAGACGAAGCGCGCGTGGCGCACAAGGATTTTTGGCACAAATGA
- a CDS encoding chemotaxis protein CheB, giving the protein MDIARIQAALAGRAFEAVVIGASAGGVGALLQLLPGLPAGYGRAVVAVLHIPEGRQSQLAQVFQQRMRLPVHEAQDKQAVSSGTLYFAGSGYHLSVEHDRSFSLSCEAPLHFARPAIDYLMESAADVYGPALVGILLTGANHDGAAGMAAIGAAGGLTVVQSPQEAEVPTMPLEAIRLRTPDLILSLDEVQKLLMMLENN; this is encoded by the coding sequence ATGGATATCGCCCGCATCCAGGCGGCACTGGCCGGCCGCGCGTTCGAGGCGGTGGTGATCGGCGCTTCGGCCGGCGGCGTCGGCGCGTTGCTGCAGCTGTTGCCGGGATTGCCGGCCGGTTACGGCCGCGCCGTGGTGGCCGTGCTGCACATCCCCGAGGGGCGGCAAAGCCAGCTGGCCCAGGTGTTCCAGCAGCGCATGCGGCTGCCGGTGCACGAGGCGCAGGACAAGCAGGCGGTATCATCCGGGACGCTGTATTTCGCCGGTTCGGGCTACCATCTCTCGGTAGAGCACGACCGCAGTTTTTCCCTCAGTTGCGAGGCGCCATTGCATTTTGCCCGGCCCGCAATTGATTATTTGATGGAATCCGCGGCCGACGTCTACGGTCCGGCCCTGGTCGGCATCCTGCTGACCGGCGCCAACCACGACGGCGCCGCCGGGATGGCGGCCATCGGTGCGGCGGGCGGCCTGACCGTGGTGCAGTCGCCGCAGGAAGCCGAGGTGCCGACCATGCCGCTGGAGGCGATCCGCCTGCGCACGCCGGACCTGATCTTATCGCTGGATGAAGTACAAAAATTGCTGATGATGCTGGAGAATAATTAA
- a CDS encoding EF-hand domain-containing protein — protein MKLLQLAMLSAAASIAVMSHAGAQTPNTDPATPAPAAVRSAPAHPEPYLPPALRKPLPDYTSGPVLLRYQAMQKLKKRFEEADQDNSGMLTRDEARQAGLGFIEKNFDHIDTNQRGKVTFDDLKNYLIQRREESRSR, from the coding sequence ATGAAGCTTTTGCAATTAGCCATGCTAAGCGCCGCAGCAAGCATTGCGGTCATGTCGCATGCCGGCGCACAGACGCCGAACACGGACCCGGCCACGCCAGCGCCCGCCGCCGTGCGTTCCGCCCCGGCCCATCCCGAACCGTACCTGCCGCCGGCGCTGCGCAAGCCGCTGCCCGACTACACCTCCGGCCCGGTGCTGCTGCGCTATCAGGCCATGCAGAAATTGAAGAAGCGCTTTGAAGAAGCCGACCAGGACAACAGCGGCATGCTGACGCGCGACGAAGCGCGCCAGGCCGGCCTCGGTTTTATCGAGAAAAACTTCGACCACATCGACACCAACCAGCGCGGCAAAGTCACGTTCGACGACCTGAAGAATTACCTGATCCAGCGGCGCGAGGAATCGCGCTCGCGCTGA
- a CDS encoding hybrid sensor histidine kinase/response regulator — translation MQDASPTKLLIVDDLPENLQALEALIRAPGREIYQAGSGEDALALLLQHDFAMAILDVQMPGMDGFELAELMRGTDKTRQIPIVFVTAAGKELNYSFKGYEAGAVDILYKPLDPRAVKGKVQVFVALYQAREAMRRQVEALEAARKEQEATQAKLQHALVMRDEFMSMVSHEMRTPLNTLYLETQLRKMQLERGNMAAFGPDQLQRMVARDDRQIQSIIRLIDDMLDVSRMRSGKLSLRPGWVELSGLLRRVVQDLTPQAITAGATITLDAATPVSGWWDEFRIEQIVVNLLTNALRYGCQRPVSVTLTVDQEWARVDVRDCGSGIAPEHHAKIFEPYERGVGSDGPAGLGLGLYISRQLAEVHEGSLTLESKPGEGSVFSLTLPRRDAPPVQ, via the coding sequence ATGCAAGACGCATCCCCCACCAAGCTGCTGATCGTCGACGATCTGCCGGAAAACCTGCAAGCGCTGGAGGCCCTGATCCGGGCTCCCGGGCGTGAAATCTACCAGGCCGGCTCGGGCGAGGACGCGCTGGCCCTGCTGCTGCAGCACGACTTCGCCATGGCGATACTCGACGTGCAGATGCCGGGCATGGACGGCTTTGAACTGGCCGAACTGATGCGCGGCACCGACAAGACCCGGCAGATTCCGATCGTGTTCGTGACGGCGGCGGGCAAGGAGCTCAATTATTCCTTCAAGGGTTACGAGGCCGGCGCGGTCGACATCCTGTACAAGCCGCTCGACCCGCGCGCGGTGAAGGGCAAGGTGCAAGTATTCGTGGCGCTGTACCAGGCGCGCGAGGCGATGCGGCGCCAGGTCGAGGCGCTGGAGGCGGCGCGCAAGGAGCAGGAAGCCACCCAGGCCAAGCTGCAGCACGCGCTGGTGATGCGCGACGAATTCATGTCCATGGTGTCGCACGAGATGCGCACGCCGCTCAACACGCTGTACCTGGAAACCCAGTTGCGCAAGATGCAACTGGAGCGCGGCAATATGGCGGCCTTCGGCCCCGATCAGCTGCAGCGCATGGTGGCGCGCGACGACCGCCAGATCCAGAGCATCATCCGCCTGATCGACGATATGCTCGACGTGTCGCGCATGCGCAGTGGCAAGCTGTCGCTGCGGCCGGGCTGGGTGGAGTTGTCGGGCCTGCTGCGGCGCGTGGTGCAGGATCTGACGCCGCAGGCCATCACGGCCGGCGCCACCATCACGCTGGACGCGGCCACGCCGGTCAGCGGCTGGTGGGACGAGTTCCGCATCGAGCAGATCGTCGTCAACCTGCTGACCAACGCGCTGCGCTACGGCTGCCAGCGGCCGGTGAGCGTGACCTTGACGGTGGACCAGGAATGGGCGCGCGTGGATGTGCGCGATTGCGGTTCCGGCATCGCGCCGGAGCATCACGCCAAGATCTTCGAGCCGTACGAGCGCGGCGTCGGCAGCGACGGCCCTGCGGGTCTGGGGCTGGGCCTGTACATCTCGCGCCAGCTGGCCGAGGTGCACGAGGGCAGCCTGACGCTGGAAAGCAAGCCCGGTGAAGGTTCGGTGTTCAGCCTGACGCTGCCGCGCCGCGATGCGCCGCCGGTGCAATAG
- a CDS encoding BMP family ABC transporter substrate-binding protein, with protein MMNRRTVLASLAATAATIASLAAAPSFAADPLKIGFVYVGPVGDAGWTYAHDQARLALEKALGAQVKTSYVENVPEGADAERVIRKLVAEGNKLIFTTSFGYMNATEKVAKSTPGVTFLHATGFKHGKNYGTYESRLYEGAYLNGILAGKMTKSNTLGFIASFPVPEVIRNINAYTLGAQSVNPKIKTKVIWVNSWYDPAKERQAAETLVAQGADVMAQNTDSPATLQVAQEKGVYAFGWDSDMAKFAPKAHLTAATNDWSGYYINTAKAVLAGSWKSSEYRGGLKEGMVKMSKVNAVVPADVAKLFDEKKAALTAGTFDPFTGPIKDQSGAIKYAAGVKVPEKELLSMNFYVQGVDGTIPK; from the coding sequence ATGATGAATCGCCGCACCGTATTGGCCAGCCTGGCCGCAACCGCAGCAACCATCGCCAGCCTGGCCGCAGCGCCTTCTTTCGCCGCCGATCCACTGAAGATCGGTTTCGTCTACGTCGGCCCGGTCGGCGACGCCGGCTGGACCTACGCGCACGACCAAGCCCGCCTGGCGCTGGAAAAGGCACTGGGCGCGCAAGTGAAAACCAGTTACGTGGAAAACGTGCCGGAAGGCGCGGACGCCGAGCGCGTCATCCGCAAGCTGGTGGCGGAAGGGAACAAGCTGATATTCACCACCTCGTTCGGCTACATGAACGCGACCGAGAAAGTGGCCAAGTCCACGCCCGGCGTGACCTTCCTGCACGCCACCGGCTTCAAGCACGGCAAGAACTACGGCACCTACGAGTCGCGCCTGTATGAAGGCGCCTACCTGAACGGCATCCTGGCCGGCAAGATGACCAAGTCGAACACGCTGGGCTTCATCGCCTCCTTCCCTGTTCCCGAGGTGATCCGCAACATCAACGCCTACACGCTCGGTGCGCAAAGCGTCAATCCGAAGATCAAGACCAAGGTGATCTGGGTGAACTCGTGGTACGACCCGGCAAAAGAACGCCAGGCGGCGGAAACCCTGGTGGCGCAAGGCGCGGATGTGATGGCGCAGAACACCGACTCGCCGGCCACGCTGCAAGTGGCGCAGGAAAAAGGCGTGTACGCCTTCGGCTGGGATTCGGACATGGCCAAGTTCGCCCCCAAGGCGCACCTGACCGCCGCCACCAACGACTGGTCCGGCTACTACATCAACACCGCCAAGGCGGTGCTGGCGGGCAGCTGGAAATCCAGCGAGTATCGCGGCGGTTTGAAGGAAGGCATGGTCAAGATGTCCAAGGTGAATGCCGTGGTGCCGGCCGATGTCGCCAAGCTGTTTGATGAGAAGAAGGCCGCGCTCACCGCCGGCACCTTCGATCCCTTCACCGGTCCGATCAAGGACCAATCGGGCGCCATCAAATACGCAGCCGGCGTCAAGGTGCCGGAAAAGGAACTGCTGTCGATGAACTTCTACGTGCAGGGCGTGGACGGCACAATTCCGAAGTAA
- a CDS encoding GntR family transcriptional regulator has product MENPAMPDQRKADQAVKRGTTAVDMRIYKAVVNAVMSHRLPPGTHLGEADFCELYQVSRTTVRKALQRLAHDHIIELRPNRGAVIASPTPKEAREIFAARRAIEREIVPLVIQNATPDSIRQIRAALKAEDAARRSGDRAGWIRLGGEFHLLLAQLAGNHVLQRFMAELVSRCSLIIALYEAPGSAMCENDEHQDLATLIEQGKVKEASHLIEHHLLEIEARLRLAEQDKKVNLAEVLSGF; this is encoded by the coding sequence ATGGAGAATCCAGCAATGCCCGACCAGCGCAAAGCCGATCAAGCAGTCAAACGCGGTACCACCGCCGTCGATATGCGCATCTACAAAGCCGTCGTCAACGCCGTCATGAGCCACCGGCTGCCGCCCGGCACCCACCTCGGCGAGGCCGATTTCTGCGAGCTGTATCAGGTCAGCCGCACCACCGTGCGCAAGGCGCTGCAACGGCTGGCGCACGACCACATCATCGAACTGCGGCCCAATCGCGGCGCCGTCATCGCCTCGCCCACGCCCAAGGAAGCGCGTGAAATCTTCGCCGCACGGCGCGCCATCGAGCGCGAGATCGTGCCGCTCGTCATACAGAACGCCACGCCCGATTCGATCCGCCAGATCCGCGCCGCCCTTAAGGCCGAAGACGCGGCCCGCCGCAGCGGCGACCGCGCCGGTTGGATACGATTGGGCGGCGAGTTCCACCTGCTGCTGGCGCAACTGGCCGGCAACCACGTGCTGCAGCGCTTCATGGCGGAGCTGGTGTCGCGCTGCTCGCTGATCATCGCCCTCTACGAGGCGCCCGGCAGCGCCATGTGCGAGAACGACGAACACCAGGATCTGGCCACCCTCATCGAGCAGGGCAAGGTGAAGGAAGCCAGCCACCTGATCGAGCATCACCTGCTGGAAATCGAAGCGCGTTTGCGGCTGGCGGAGCAGGACAAGAAAGTGAATCTGGCCGAAGTGTTGTCCGGATTCTGA
- a CDS encoding peptidase S10 — translation MAFCTRLQWRRPGLNCASLALACAALLTACGGGGGGGGAAPPTSPPVVPPVVVPPVAGSFADSTVYSSAANAALATPNENTAVIASRIQLNGQPFNYTATTGHLTAVDAKTGRPTVSFFYVAYTVAGAAAAKRPLTFFYNGGPGSASTYLHLGSFGPRRLVSTIPNATIPPVQLVDNQETLLPQSDLVFVDAVGTGYTQAIAPNTNADFWGVDADAAAFRDFVQRYVAVNQREASPKLLYGESYGAPRTAVLANLLETAGVQIDGLVLQSAIMDYNSNCGVLDPGAVSCEGYIPTYLLTSAYHQRAAAISPDAARNFATGAYRSAIAAYLASQVAPPPAVINQLSELTGMGTLAWQQHFNMQPGYYQQNAVSGQLLGRYDARVIAAKGSALARDGDPSLAVVNASFSSSIVSYLAGELHYTAGSAYTPFVDIINRWNFSHDGRQLPDTIPDLAAAMTLNPAMKVLAVSGYHDLATPHHQTELDLARLDDKQAIVLKYYASGHMTYLDDSARRTQQTDLINFMNSVTVSH, via the coding sequence GTGGCGTTTTGCACAAGATTGCAATGGCGGCGGCCGGGGCTGAATTGCGCTTCGTTGGCGCTGGCTTGCGCCGCGTTGCTGACTGCCTGCGGTGGCGGTGGCGGTGGCGGCGGTGCGGCGCCGCCCACCTCGCCGCCGGTGGTCCCGCCGGTGGTGGTCCCGCCAGTTGCCGGCTCCTTCGCCGACAGCACCGTCTACTCCAGCGCCGCCAACGCCGCGCTGGCGACGCCGAACGAGAACACCGCCGTCATCGCCAGCCGCATCCAGCTCAACGGCCAACCGTTCAACTACACCGCCACCACCGGCCACCTGACCGCCGTTGACGCCAAAACCGGCAGGCCCACCGTCTCGTTCTTCTACGTCGCCTACACCGTGGCCGGCGCCGCCGCCGCCAAGCGCCCGCTCACCTTCTTCTACAACGGCGGCCCCGGCTCGGCATCGACCTATCTGCATCTCGGCTCCTTCGGCCCGCGCCGCCTGGTCAGCACCATCCCCAACGCCACCATTCCGCCGGTGCAGCTGGTGGACAATCAGGAGACGCTGCTGCCGCAGTCCGACCTGGTGTTCGTGGACGCGGTGGGCACCGGCTACACACAGGCCATCGCCCCCAACACCAACGCCGACTTCTGGGGCGTGGACGCGGATGCCGCCGCCTTCCGCGACTTCGTCCAGCGCTACGTCGCCGTCAACCAGCGCGAGGCCTCGCCCAAGCTCCTGTACGGCGAATCCTACGGCGCGCCGCGCACGGCGGTGCTGGCCAATCTGCTGGAGACGGCCGGCGTCCAGATCGACGGCCTGGTCCTGCAATCAGCCATCATGGACTACAACAGCAACTGCGGCGTGCTCGATCCCGGCGCCGTCAGCTGCGAAGGCTATATCCCGACCTATCTGCTCACCAGCGCCTATCACCAGCGTGCGGCGGCCATCTCGCCGGACGCCGCGCGCAACTTCGCCACCGGCGCCTACCGCAGCGCCATCGCCGCCTACCTGGCCAGCCAGGTGGCGCCGCCGCCGGCCGTCATCAACCAGCTGTCCGAGCTGACCGGCATGGGCACCCTGGCCTGGCAGCAGCATTTCAATATGCAACCGGGCTACTACCAGCAGAACGCCGTCAGCGGCCAGCTGCTGGGCCGCTACGACGCCCGCGTGATCGCCGCCAAGGGCAGCGCGCTGGCGCGCGACGGCGATCCGTCACTGGCGGTGGTGAACGCCTCGTTCTCCAGCAGCATCGTCAGCTATCTGGCCGGCGAGCTGCACTACACGGCCGGCTCGGCCTACACGCCCTTTGTCGACATCATCAACCGCTGGAACTTCAGCCACGACGGCAGGCAGCTGCCGGACACCATCCCCGACCTGGCCGCCGCCATGACGCTGAACCCGGCCATGAAGGTGCTGGCCGTGAGCGGCTACCACGACCTGGCCACGCCGCACCACCAGACCGAACTCGACCTGGCAAGGCTGGATGACAAGCAGGCAATTGTGCTGAAATACTATGCTAGCGGTCACATGACGTATCTAGACGACAGCGCGCGTCGAACGCAGCAAACAGATTTGATTAATTTCATGAACAGCGTCACAGTGTCACACTAA
- a CDS encoding protein-glutamate O-methyltransferase CheR, translated as MQHSDTDIELKMLMEAIYMKYSYDFRDYTGASQKRRVQHALKEMACDSISALQARVIHEPAAFSQLLQYLTIPVTSMFRDPTYFAGLREHVMPVLSTYPSLKIWIAGCSTGEEVYSMAILLKEEGLLERSMIYATDINPQSLEKARKGVFPLDAMREYTENYQAAGGKRSFSDYYTAAYNAALFDSSLCENVTFADHSLATDAVFAETHLISCRNVMIYFKKKLQERAFGLFHESLCHRGFLGLGSKESLDFSVYAPRFEPVIKRERLFRKR; from the coding sequence ATGCAGCACAGCGATACCGACATCGAGCTGAAGATGCTGATGGAAGCCATCTACATGAAGTACAGCTACGATTTCCGCGACTACACCGGCGCCTCGCAGAAGCGCCGGGTGCAGCATGCGCTCAAGGAAATGGCGTGCGACAGCATTTCGGCGCTGCAGGCGCGCGTCATCCACGAGCCGGCCGCGTTCAGCCAGCTGCTGCAGTACCTGACCATTCCGGTCACCTCGATGTTCCGCGACCCGACTTATTTCGCCGGCCTGCGTGAACACGTGATGCCGGTGCTGAGCACCTATCCGTCGTTGAAGATCTGGATCGCCGGCTGCAGCACCGGCGAGGAAGTGTATTCGATGGCCATCCTGCTCAAGGAGGAGGGCTTGCTCGAGCGCAGCATGATTTACGCCACCGACATCAACCCGCAATCGCTGGAGAAGGCGCGCAAGGGGGTGTTCCCGCTCGACGCCATGCGCGAGTACACTGAGAACTACCAGGCCGCAGGCGGCAAGCGCAGCTTCTCGGACTACTACACGGCGGCGTACAATGCCGCGTTGTTCGACAGCTCGCTGTGTGAAAACGTCACGTTTGCCGATCACAGCCTGGCGACCGATGCCGTGTTTGCGGAAACCCATCTGATCAGTTGCCGTAACGTGATGATTTATTTTAAGAAAAAACTGCAGGAGCGCGCCTTCGGCCTGTTTCACGAGTCGCTCTGCCATCGCGGTTTCCTCGGCCTCGGCAGCAAGGAAAGCCTCGATTTTTCGGTGTACGCGCCGCGCTTCGAGCCTGTGATCAAGCGCGAACGCCTGTTCCGCAAGCGCTGA